One window from the genome of Actinoplanes teichomyceticus ATCC 31121 encodes:
- a CDS encoding ABC transporter ATP-binding protein, which yields MPGPRTGETYVDATAASINLVDVGKVYPDGTVAVDGFSLEVRAGELAVLIGASGSGKSTILRMINRLIEPTRGTITIDGRNVLEQDPVRLRRQIGYVIQNVGLFPHQTVRANVGTVARLLGWDRRRISERADELLEMVGLDPARYARRYPHELSGGQRQRVGVARALAADPLVLLMDEPFSAVDPIVRARLQEEFLRLQATVRKTIVLVTHDIDEAIRMGDRIAVLADGGRLLQYATPGELLSRPASTQVRDFVGADRGIRRLAVTPVRDVMTAPDSAAVDGRPTVDVSATLHDALAVMLTEDTPAVLVTEDGNPVGQVTRAAVFEAPVPKTTPV from the coding sequence ATGCCGGGCCCCAGGACAGGAGAGACATACGTGGACGCTACCGCGGCATCGATCAATCTGGTGGACGTCGGCAAGGTGTACCCGGACGGCACGGTCGCCGTCGACGGGTTCAGCCTGGAGGTGCGCGCCGGTGAGCTGGCCGTGCTGATCGGCGCCTCCGGCTCCGGCAAGTCCACCATCCTGCGCATGATCAACCGGCTCATCGAACCGACCCGCGGGACCATCACCATCGATGGCCGCAACGTCCTGGAGCAGGACCCGGTGCGGCTGCGCCGGCAGATCGGTTACGTGATCCAGAACGTCGGGCTGTTCCCGCACCAGACCGTCCGGGCCAATGTCGGCACGGTCGCCCGCCTGCTCGGCTGGGACCGCAGGCGGATCAGCGAGCGGGCGGACGAGCTGCTGGAGATGGTCGGGCTGGACCCGGCCCGGTACGCCAGGCGGTACCCGCACGAACTCTCCGGCGGCCAGCGGCAGCGGGTCGGGGTGGCCCGGGCCCTCGCCGCGGACCCGCTGGTGCTGCTGATGGACGAGCCGTTCTCCGCGGTCGACCCGATCGTGCGGGCCCGCCTGCAGGAGGAGTTCCTGCGCCTGCAGGCCACCGTGCGCAAGACGATCGTGCTGGTCACGCACGACATCGACGAGGCGATCCGGATGGGCGACCGGATCGCGGTGCTGGCCGACGGCGGCCGCCTGCTGCAGTACGCGACGCCGGGCGAGCTGCTCAGCCGCCCGGCGTCCACGCAGGTGCGCGACTTCGTCGGCGCGGACCGGGGCATCCGCCGCCTGGCGGTGACCCCGGTCCGGGACGTGATGACCGCACCGGACAGCGCGGCCGTCGACGGCCGGCCCACCGTGGACGTGTCCGCCACGCTGCACGACGCGCTCGCCGTGATGCTGACCGAGGACACCCCGGCCGTGCTGGTCACAGAGGACGGGAACCCGGTCGGTCAGGTCACCCGTGCAGCCGTCTTCGAGGCCCCCGTACCGAAAACCACCCCGGTCTGA
- a CDS encoding ABC transporter permease, producing the protein MSLLSWGPASLTPVAAPADDGPGNPWFSWRYVHENADAIGTALRFHAELTAQTVLIALVVAVPLAVIAYWIKPLTAPILALSGILYTIPSLALLSLLAPLVGTTSTTSVLIALVLYALLVLVRNSLAGLTQVPPEVVEAATGMGYGRFGRLLRVELPLALPGILTGLRLATVSTVALVTVGSLIGQGGLGDLILGGFRNNFYRAEILTGALLCVALALVLDLLLAGVGRLLTPWTRGRAA; encoded by the coding sequence ATGTCTCTCCTGTCCTGGGGCCCGGCATCGTTGACGCCGGTGGCCGCACCAGCCGATGACGGCCCGGGGAATCCGTGGTTCTCCTGGCGGTACGTCCACGAGAACGCCGACGCGATCGGCACCGCCCTGCGCTTCCACGCCGAGCTGACCGCGCAGACCGTGCTCATCGCCCTGGTCGTCGCCGTGCCGCTCGCGGTGATCGCCTACTGGATCAAACCGCTGACCGCGCCGATTCTTGCACTGTCCGGCATCCTCTACACGATTCCGTCGCTGGCGCTGCTGTCCTTGCTGGCCCCGCTGGTGGGCACCACCAGCACCACCTCGGTGCTGATCGCCCTGGTGCTGTACGCGTTGCTGGTGTTGGTCCGCAACTCGCTGGCCGGACTCACCCAGGTGCCGCCCGAGGTCGTCGAGGCGGCGACCGGCATGGGGTACGGCCGGTTCGGGCGGCTGCTGCGGGTCGAGCTGCCGCTCGCGCTCCCCGGCATCCTCACCGGGCTCCGCCTCGCCACCGTCTCGACCGTGGCGCTGGTCACGGTCGGCTCGCTGATCGGCCAGGGCGGCCTGGGCGACCTGATCCTGGGCGGGTTCCGGAACAACTTCTACCGGGCGGAGATCCTCACCGGGGCGCTGCTCTGCGTCGCTCTGGCGCTGGTGCTCGACCTGCTGCTGGCCGGGGTCGGCCGGCTGCTGACGCCGTGGACCCGGGGACGGGCGGCATGA
- a CDS encoding DUF3180 domain-containing protein, with the protein MSANPDDAPGGRRTDPSLQPTSASALVLAALVGAALGWLLLGYNQFFYRVAPLPWTAAVVLVALTLTEAYLAQNTSARIQRKPGAPPVEPLLVARYVALAKASSLVGALTAGFSAGVLAWLVLEPTDAARSDVPTVATTLVAAGALVGAALWLERSCRVPHRPDRQDDDSDRPAGGR; encoded by the coding sequence GTGAGCGCCAACCCCGACGACGCCCCCGGCGGGCGCCGGACCGACCCGTCACTGCAGCCGACGAGTGCCTCGGCTCTGGTGCTGGCCGCGCTGGTCGGGGCCGCCCTGGGCTGGCTGCTGCTCGGCTACAACCAGTTCTTCTACCGGGTCGCCCCGCTGCCCTGGACGGCGGCGGTCGTGCTGGTCGCGCTGACCCTCACCGAGGCCTACCTGGCGCAGAACACCAGCGCCCGGATCCAGCGCAAGCCCGGTGCGCCCCCGGTGGAGCCGCTGCTGGTGGCCCGCTACGTCGCGCTGGCCAAGGCGTCGTCGCTGGTCGGCGCGCTGACCGCGGGCTTCTCCGCCGGCGTGCTGGCGTGGCTGGTGCTGGAGCCCACCGACGCCGCCCGGTCGGACGTGCCGACCGTGGCCACCACGCTGGTCGCGGCGGGCGCGCTGGTCGGCGCCGCGCTCTGGCTGGAACGGTCCTGCCGGGTGCCGCACCGGCCGGACCGGCAGGACGACGACTCCGACCGCCCGGCCGGCGGGCGTTGA
- the folK gene encoding 2-amino-4-hydroxy-6-hydroxymethyldihydropteridine diphosphokinase: MSRAVLAIGSNLGDRAAHLRTAVAVLGRCVRHVSGVYETPPWGDTEQPSYLNAVVLAADPAAAPRDWLERARACEAAAGRERDPARRFGPRTLDVDVIAVWDADGRPVVSDDPYLTLPHPRAHLRAFVLRPWLDLEADGELPGHGPLAALLNAPELAGDVAAMTPRPDLSLESTT; this comes from the coding sequence ATGAGCCGGGCCGTGCTGGCGATCGGGAGCAACCTGGGCGACCGGGCGGCGCACCTGCGCACGGCGGTGGCCGTGCTCGGCCGGTGCGTCCGGCACGTCTCCGGGGTCTACGAGACGCCGCCGTGGGGCGACACGGAGCAGCCGTCGTACCTCAATGCCGTGGTCCTCGCGGCGGATCCCGCCGCCGCCCCGCGCGACTGGCTGGAGCGGGCCCGCGCCTGTGAGGCGGCCGCGGGCCGCGAGCGGGACCCGGCGCGCCGGTTCGGACCGCGCACCCTGGACGTCGACGTGATCGCCGTGTGGGACGCCGACGGCCGTCCGGTGGTCAGCGACGATCCCTACCTGACCCTGCCGCATCCGCGTGCGCACCTGCGCGCGTTCGTGCTGCGCCCGTGGCTCGACCTGGAGGCCGACGGCGAGCTGCCCGGGCACGGTCCGCTCGCCGCGCTGCTGAACGCGCCGGAACTCGCTGGGGATGTCGCCGCGATGACGCCACGTCCGGATCTGTCGCTAGAGTCGACGACGTGA
- a CDS encoding ATP-binding protein, giving the protein MTANPPHGHPRAAAPSPGRQSNGVRPDHYSPPESLDGAEEFVTAPGHGGVGVFQAPQTVRAPSAPVDTTMDIDSPFLDLFGGTGAPARPSAPTRPSDLPVDPAETNGHRANGSGPVPPPTPPVTDPPGGGAGSTAVPVDVPSSAPPASNGWPDAPFTRAPSGPEPDFYPEPAAVPDDPDADDWSEYDEWPPPRQPASPPATVEPVATPPLWQNVATPGRPAPAPEPVAAALPVPVPEKAPAKRKPRTPAKREAAGRKQPKAPRPAPLRPQKLKFNDRDPAIELAISEIAGHLTFTQSTVTAWYYLPEVRWAFRPDAEREALLSAISEQYAGLAGFRLHLRRTTRPFPADEWARTVDSFTAKPLPDVHGATSWSDHLVAAQRHLLSVNHAEGQTYLGVTFARRSLGDTFSERVLRVFGRGTSENERRKLGRTVEQFDEVLNAFGMRGRRVTPQELEWLLFRSVALCMAPPGLLSPVSNGHWETGDLLALTEQVERYRTPYGSTVKLVNRMTGEERHIAVLSVGRMEPLEIPEKHEPWLHFHERLPWPMELSSRLDILGSGSSFKNLEHRLRMIRSQQLDYAEHGIDAPPELERLAKRALVIGDEMTTGLPTESARAHGWHRIAVGGANREECLERARRLIQLYSRELRISLQHPKNQDQLAREFIPGEPIANTGYVRRMPVKLLAAALPQAASTVGDRRGDLIGRTAGTCRRPVFLDLHFPMEVRERSGLGVFVAEPGGGKSTLMGALGYLNARRGVQVTLLDPSGPLARLCQMPELRPYSRVLNLTGSEQGTLAPYALIPTPIRSEFPTGPTGDREFEIAVSNARAERRMLVQDICSMLVPPQVAKEASTATLLRHAVRQVPAEETSTLDDVVATLQGLDDDGRELANLLLDTAEMPLALLFFGRPPQHLLGADSALTVITMAGLRLPDLKIEREYWSAEESLALPMLHTAHRLAVRRCYGGSMSSRKMVGLDEAHFMEGWRSGRSFLVRLARDSRKWNLAALVASQNPRDILGLDVQNLVSTVFVGRIAEDQEIASEALRLLRVPVHDGYEATLASLSQVDTSSQHRLGFREFVMRDVDGRVQKVRVDVSYVDGLLEHLDTTPGAAQQPAVVPLPSDLEV; this is encoded by the coding sequence ATGACCGCCAACCCTCCGCACGGGCATCCCCGCGCGGCTGCACCCTCGCCGGGCAGGCAGAGTAACGGTGTGCGTCCGGACCACTACTCCCCGCCCGAATCGCTGGACGGCGCCGAAGAGTTCGTCACCGCGCCCGGGCACGGCGGCGTGGGCGTGTTCCAGGCGCCACAGACCGTCCGCGCGCCGAGCGCCCCGGTCGACACCACGATGGACATCGACTCCCCGTTCCTCGACCTCTTCGGCGGAACCGGCGCCCCCGCCCGGCCGAGCGCGCCCACCCGTCCGAGTGATCTTCCGGTGGATCCCGCCGAGACCAACGGGCATCGCGCCAACGGCTCCGGGCCGGTCCCGCCGCCGACCCCCCCGGTCACGGATCCACCGGGTGGTGGCGCCGGATCGACGGCCGTCCCGGTCGACGTGCCGTCGTCCGCCCCGCCCGCCTCGAACGGCTGGCCGGACGCCCCGTTCACCCGGGCCCCGAGCGGTCCCGAGCCGGACTTCTACCCGGAGCCGGCGGCGGTGCCCGACGACCCGGACGCCGACGACTGGTCGGAGTACGACGAGTGGCCGCCACCGCGGCAGCCGGCGAGCCCGCCCGCGACCGTGGAACCGGTCGCCACCCCGCCGCTCTGGCAGAACGTGGCCACACCCGGCCGGCCGGCGCCCGCCCCCGAGCCGGTCGCGGCCGCCCTGCCGGTACCCGTACCCGAAAAGGCGCCCGCCAAGCGCAAGCCGAGGACTCCGGCGAAACGCGAGGCGGCCGGCCGCAAGCAGCCGAAGGCGCCGCGTCCGGCGCCGCTGCGCCCGCAGAAACTCAAGTTCAACGACCGCGACCCGGCCATCGAGCTGGCGATCAGCGAGATCGCCGGGCACCTCACCTTCACCCAGAGCACCGTCACGGCCTGGTACTACCTGCCCGAGGTGCGCTGGGCGTTCCGGCCGGACGCGGAACGCGAGGCGCTGCTCAGCGCGATCTCCGAGCAGTACGCGGGCCTGGCCGGCTTCCGGCTGCACCTGCGGCGCACCACCCGCCCGTTCCCGGCCGACGAGTGGGCGCGCACGGTGGACTCGTTCACCGCCAAGCCGCTGCCCGACGTGCACGGCGCCACGTCCTGGTCGGACCATCTGGTCGCGGCGCAGCGGCACCTGCTGTCGGTCAACCACGCGGAGGGGCAGACCTATCTCGGCGTCACCTTCGCCCGGCGCTCGCTCGGCGACACGTTCTCCGAGCGGGTGCTGCGCGTCTTCGGCCGCGGCACCTCGGAGAACGAGCGGCGCAAGCTGGGCCGCACGGTCGAGCAGTTCGACGAGGTGCTCAACGCGTTCGGGATGCGCGGCCGGCGGGTCACCCCGCAGGAGCTGGAATGGCTGCTGTTCCGCTCGGTGGCGCTGTGCATGGCGCCGCCCGGGCTGCTCTCCCCGGTCTCCAACGGCCACTGGGAGACCGGCGACCTGCTGGCACTGACCGAGCAGGTGGAGCGGTACCGCACGCCGTACGGCTCCACGGTGAAGCTGGTGAACCGGATGACCGGTGAGGAACGCCACATCGCGGTGCTCTCGGTCGGCCGGATGGAGCCGCTGGAGATCCCCGAGAAACACGAGCCGTGGCTGCACTTCCACGAGCGGCTCCCGTGGCCGATGGAGCTCTCCTCCCGGCTGGACATCCTCGGCTCGGGCAGCTCCTTCAAGAACCTGGAGCACCGGCTGCGGATGATCCGGTCGCAGCAGCTGGACTACGCCGAGCACGGCATCGACGCCCCACCGGAGCTGGAGCGGCTGGCCAAGCGCGCGCTGGTGATCGGCGACGAGATGACCACCGGCCTGCCCACCGAATCGGCCCGGGCCCACGGCTGGCACCGGATCGCGGTCGGCGGCGCCAACCGCGAGGAGTGCCTGGAACGCGCCCGGCGGCTGATCCAGCTCTACTCCCGTGAACTGCGGATCTCCCTGCAACACCCGAAGAACCAGGATCAGCTGGCGCGCGAGTTCATCCCCGGCGAACCGATCGCCAACACCGGGTACGTCCGGCGGATGCCGGTCAAGCTGCTGGCCGCGGCGCTTCCGCAGGCCGCCTCCACGGTCGGTGACCGGCGCGGCGACCTGATCGGGCGGACCGCCGGCACCTGCCGCCGGCCGGTCTTCCTCGACCTGCACTTCCCGATGGAGGTACGGGAACGCTCCGGACTCGGCGTCTTCGTGGCCGAGCCGGGCGGTGGCAAGTCGACGCTGATGGGCGCGCTCGGCTACCTCAACGCCCGCCGCGGCGTGCAGGTGACCCTGCTCGACCCGTCCGGGCCGCTCGCCCGGCTGTGCCAGATGCCGGAACTGCGTCCGTACAGCCGGGTGCTGAACCTCACCGGATCCGAGCAGGGGACGCTCGCGCCGTACGCGCTGATCCCGACCCCGATCCGCTCGGAGTTCCCGACCGGCCCGACCGGCGACCGGGAGTTCGAGATCGCGGTCTCCAACGCCCGCGCCGAACGCCGCATGCTGGTCCAGGACATCTGCTCGATGCTGGTGCCGCCGCAGGTGGCCAAGGAGGCGTCCACCGCGACGCTGCTGCGGCACGCCGTCCGGCAGGTCCCGGCCGAGGAGACGTCCACCCTCGACGACGTGGTCGCCACCCTCCAGGGCCTGGACGACGACGGCAGGGAGCTGGCCAACCTGCTGCTGGACACCGCGGAGATGCCGCTGGCGCTGCTCTTCTTCGGTCGCCCCCCGCAGCACCTGCTCGGCGCCGACTCCGCCCTCACCGTGATCACCATGGCCGGCCTGCGGCTGCCCGACCTCAAGATCGAGCGGGAGTACTGGTCGGCCGAGGAGTCCCTCGCCCTGCCGATGCTGCACACCGCCCACCGGCTCGCCGTGCGACGCTGCTACGGCGGCTCGATGTCGTCCCGCAAGATGGTCGGCCTCGACGAGGCACACTTCATGGAGGGCTGGCGGTCCGGACGATCGTTCCTGGTCCGGCTCGCCCGCGACTCCCGGAAATGGAACCTGGCCGCGCTGGTCGCCTCCCAGAACCCGCGCGACATCCTCGGCCTGGACGTGCAGAACCTGGTCTCCACGGTCTTCGTCGGCCGGATCGCCGAGGACCAGGAGATCGCCTCCGAGGCGTTGCGGCTGCTGCGGGTCCCGGTCCATGACGGCTACGAAGCGACGCTCGCGTCGCTGTCCCAGGTGGACACGTCATCCCAGCACCGGCTGGGCTTCCGCGAATTCGTCATGCGCGACGTGGACGGGCGGGTCCAGAAGGTTCGCGTCGACGTCTCGTACGTCGACGGGTTGTTGGAGCACCTGGACACGACGCCTGGAGCGGCGCAGCAGCCTGCGGTGGTGCCGCTCCCGTCCGACCTGGAGGTTTGA
- a CDS encoding glycine betaine ABC transporter substrate-binding protein, producing the protein MHLNLLRTAGALAAAVVVLAGCGEAGSSGTEAPPSAAAAGGAGCAPVAGNELVVLTDDKKLQNTDNVIPAVNKKAASAELIAALDRVSAALDTAKLIELNKAVDIDRKSSKAAAQEFATANNLTAGIARGQGGKVTVGAANFSESATLGELYSIVLTAAGYTVKVQQIGNRELYEPALEKGDITVVPEYAATLATFLSGKVDKNATDPSSSDLDATVAALKSLGDKRGLVFGKPSTAQDQNAFAVTTAFAQKYAVSTLSDLASKCSGAATVLGGPAECPQRPKCQQGLVTTYNFQAGRFDTLDAGGPLTKNALKQGTISVGLVLSSDGALAAG; encoded by the coding sequence ATGCATCTGAATCTCCTCCGCACGGCCGGCGCCCTCGCCGCGGCCGTCGTCGTTCTTGCCGGTTGCGGCGAAGCCGGCTCCTCCGGCACCGAGGCGCCCCCGTCCGCGGCTGCCGCCGGCGGTGCGGGCTGCGCCCCGGTCGCCGGGAACGAGCTGGTCGTCCTGACCGACGACAAGAAGCTGCAGAACACCGACAACGTCATCCCGGCCGTCAACAAGAAGGCCGCCAGCGCCGAGCTGATCGCGGCGCTGGACAGGGTGTCCGCGGCGCTCGACACCGCCAAGCTGATCGAGCTGAACAAGGCCGTCGACATCGACCGCAAGTCGTCCAAGGCCGCCGCCCAGGAGTTCGCCACGGCGAACAACCTGACCGCGGGCATCGCCCGGGGCCAGGGCGGCAAGGTCACCGTCGGCGCGGCGAACTTCAGCGAGAGCGCCACGCTCGGCGAGCTGTACAGCATCGTGCTGACCGCCGCCGGCTACACCGTGAAGGTCCAGCAGATCGGCAACCGGGAGCTGTACGAGCCGGCCCTGGAGAAGGGCGACATCACCGTCGTCCCGGAGTATGCCGCGACCCTGGCGACCTTCCTGTCCGGCAAGGTGGACAAGAACGCCACGGACCCGTCGTCGTCCGATCTGGACGCCACGGTGGCCGCCCTCAAGTCTCTCGGGGACAAGCGCGGCCTGGTCTTCGGCAAGCCCAGCACGGCGCAGGACCAGAACGCGTTCGCCGTCACCACGGCGTTCGCCCAGAAGTACGCCGTGAGCACGCTTTCCGACCTGGCGAGCAAGTGCTCCGGCGCGGCCACCGTGCTGGGCGGCCCGGCGGAGTGCCCGCAGCGGCCCAAGTGCCAGCAGGGCCTGGTCACGACGTACAACTTCCAGGCCGGCCGGTTCGACACGCTGGACGCCGGCGGCCCGCTCACCAAGAACGCCCTGAAGCAGGGCACCATCTCGGTGGGTCTGGTCCTCAGCTCGGACGGTGCGCTCGCCGCCGGCTGA
- a CDS encoding ABC transporter permease: MNYFNEGIVWLNDPLNWTNPGGLLDRLTEHLVISLWAVLLGCAVGWPLGIWLGHRGRGGGAVVTVANLTLAIPTLALLTILPLTPLGFGKPPVVVALAVFAVPPLLANAYTGLRSVDPEIRDAGRGMGLSGAQLLRQVELPLAVPYLAAGLRTASVQVVATAALAALVNGGGLGQIISAGFGLGMSNGGGGQIVAGGLAVALLALLVEGLLALLQRLVTPPALRVRGRRRPAAEVTTG, from the coding sequence ATGAACTACTTCAACGAGGGCATCGTCTGGCTCAACGACCCGCTCAACTGGACGAACCCCGGCGGACTGCTCGACCGGCTCACCGAGCACCTGGTGATCAGCCTGTGGGCGGTGCTGCTGGGCTGCGCGGTGGGCTGGCCGCTGGGCATCTGGCTCGGGCACCGCGGCCGGGGCGGCGGGGCCGTGGTCACGGTCGCCAACCTCACCCTGGCCATCCCGACCCTGGCGCTGCTGACCATCCTGCCGCTGACCCCGCTCGGCTTCGGCAAGCCGCCGGTCGTGGTCGCCCTCGCGGTCTTCGCGGTGCCGCCGCTGCTGGCGAACGCGTACACCGGGCTGCGGTCGGTGGACCCGGAGATCCGCGACGCGGGCCGCGGGATGGGTCTGTCCGGGGCGCAGCTGCTGCGCCAGGTGGAGCTGCCGCTGGCGGTGCCCTATCTCGCCGCCGGGCTGCGGACCGCCTCGGTGCAGGTGGTGGCGACCGCGGCGCTGGCCGCGCTGGTCAACGGCGGCGGCCTGGGGCAGATCATCAGCGCCGGCTTCGGGCTCGGGATGAGCAACGGCGGCGGCGGCCAGATCGTCGCCGGCGGCCTGGCCGTGGCCCTTCTCGCGCTGCTCGTCGAGGGGCTGCTCGCCCTGCTCCAGCGCCTGGTCACCCCACCGGCGCTGCGGGTCCGGGGGCGACGCCGGCCGGCCGCGGAGGTGACTACCGGATAA
- a CDS encoding ABC transporter permease: MAYDDTTIRRPGESTGETDPAAYRRRVQFDDTAGGGTLDESLSAPVTASPAPAEDDGRDRLGVHLGWEVVLLVVAGVLGFLLWREDAAALQRPALDGLLVTGAAIGLITLGAGLSLRAGVPNLAIGPIVLAAEFQFAENSDDGTLRALVPALIIAAAGGLIVGLLVLVLHVPGWAATLAAGFAVITFDQLRVAPVAVQGDWQPTDRAFVLFGGFAILAVLGGVLGAIGPVRRFLGRMRPVGDPAGRRGAAVVLPVLVALMLSAVFAAGAGTILAGQAAGPIRPGTGLEWTGIGLGLALLGGTSAFGRRGGIFGTLFAVIGLTLFLDYQSRRELDISLFAIAGSVVVAGLIATRVVESYGRLARAATVQDWNAAPSTGLSTWSPTLPETWNTPAARGDRWDDGPWNASR, from the coding sequence ATGGCGTACGACGACACGACGATCCGTCGTCCCGGCGAGAGCACCGGGGAGACCGACCCGGCCGCGTACCGCCGTCGCGTCCAGTTCGACGACACGGCGGGCGGCGGCACCCTCGATGAGTCGTTGTCCGCGCCGGTGACCGCCTCGCCCGCGCCCGCCGAGGACGACGGCCGCGACCGGCTCGGCGTGCACCTGGGCTGGGAGGTCGTGCTCCTGGTCGTCGCCGGGGTGCTCGGCTTCCTGCTCTGGCGCGAGGACGCCGCCGCCCTGCAGCGGCCCGCCCTGGACGGCCTGCTGGTCACCGGGGCGGCGATCGGCCTGATCACACTCGGCGCCGGTCTGTCACTGCGCGCCGGGGTGCCCAACCTGGCGATCGGCCCGATCGTGCTGGCCGCCGAGTTCCAGTTCGCCGAGAACAGCGACGACGGCACGCTCCGGGCGCTGGTCCCGGCCCTGATCATCGCGGCCGCCGGTGGCCTGATCGTCGGCCTGCTGGTGCTCGTGCTGCACGTGCCGGGCTGGGCGGCCACCCTGGCCGCCGGGTTCGCGGTGATCACCTTCGACCAGTTGCGCGTCGCCCCGGTCGCGGTGCAGGGCGACTGGCAGCCCACCGACCGCGCCTTCGTACTCTTCGGCGGCTTCGCGATCCTCGCCGTGCTCGGCGGCGTGCTGGGCGCGATCGGGCCGGTGCGCCGCTTCCTGGGCCGGATGCGCCCGGTCGGCGACCCGGCCGGTCGGCGCGGCGCCGCGGTCGTCCTGCCGGTGCTGGTCGCGTTGATGCTGTCCGCGGTCTTCGCGGCCGGGGCCGGGACGATACTGGCCGGACAGGCCGCCGGTCCGATCCGGCCCGGCACCGGGCTGGAGTGGACCGGCATCGGGCTGGGCCTGGCGCTGCTCGGCGGGACCAGCGCGTTCGGCCGGCGCGGCGGGATCTTCGGCACGCTCTTCGCGGTCATCGGGCTGACCCTGTTCCTGGACTACCAGAGCCGCAGGGAGCTGGACATCTCGCTCTTCGCGATCGCCGGCTCGGTGGTGGTCGCCGGCCTGATCGCCACCCGGGTCGTCGAGTCGTACGGTCGGCTGGCCCGCGCCGCCACCGTCCAGGACTGGAACGCCGCGCCGTCCACCGGACTCAGCACCTGGTCGCCGACCCTGCCGGAGACCTGGAACACCCCGGCCGCGCGCGGCGACCGTTGGGACGACGGTCCGTGGAACGCCAGCCGCTGA
- the folB gene encoding dihydroneopterin aldolase — translation MNGRITLTGLRARGRHGVYDFEREQGQDFLVDVRLDLDLSRAAATDDVTDTVHYGELATALVAVLTGEPVNLLERLADRLLDVCLGDPRVTAAEVTVHKPQAPIPHEFADVAVTLRRERAA, via the coding sequence GTGAACGGACGGATCACGCTGACCGGGCTGCGCGCCCGCGGCCGGCACGGGGTGTACGACTTCGAGCGCGAGCAGGGCCAGGACTTCCTCGTCGACGTCCGGCTCGACCTGGACCTGAGCCGGGCCGCCGCGACCGACGACGTCACCGACACCGTGCACTACGGCGAACTGGCCACCGCGCTGGTCGCGGTGCTCACCGGCGAGCCCGTCAACCTGCTGGAACGCCTGGCCGACCGGCTGCTCGACGTCTGTCTGGGCGACCCCCGGGTGACCGCCGCCGAGGTCACCGTGCACAAGCCGCAGGCCCCGATCCCGCACGAGTTCGCCGACGTCGCGGTGACCCTGCGCCGGGAGCGTGCGGCATGA
- the folP gene encoding dihydropteroate synthase, whose amino-acid sequence MGVLNVTPDSFSDGGRYADLDAAVEHGMSLFRQGADIVDVGGESTRPGAERVDAATETARVVPVIERLAAAGVPLSIDTTRAAVAEAALAAGAVMINDVSGGLADPGMAAVAAAAGCPWILMHWRGHSRDMQRLAHYRDVVTEVRDELRARVDAAVAAGVDPTRIVLDPGLGFAKTAEHNWALSAHLDVLVDLGHPVLFAASRKTYLGRLLAGPDGTPRPVSGREAATLATSLLAVAAGAWGVRVHEVRETADALAVWRATGSPRLTRN is encoded by the coding sequence ATGGGTGTCCTCAATGTCACGCCGGACTCCTTCTCCGACGGCGGGCGCTACGCCGACCTCGACGCCGCGGTGGAACATGGCATGTCGCTGTTCCGTCAGGGCGCGGACATCGTCGATGTCGGCGGCGAGTCCACCCGCCCCGGCGCGGAACGCGTCGACGCCGCCACCGAGACCGCCCGGGTGGTACCGGTGATCGAGCGTCTCGCCGCCGCCGGGGTGCCGCTGAGCATCGACACCACCCGCGCCGCCGTGGCCGAGGCCGCCCTGGCGGCCGGTGCGGTGATGATCAACGACGTCTCCGGCGGGCTGGCCGACCCGGGGATGGCCGCGGTCGCGGCGGCGGCCGGCTGCCCGTGGATCCTCATGCACTGGCGCGGCCACTCCCGGGACATGCAGCGGCTCGCCCACTACCGCGACGTGGTCACCGAGGTGCGCGACGAGTTGCGGGCCCGCGTGGACGCGGCCGTCGCGGCCGGCGTCGACCCCACCCGGATCGTCCTCGACCCGGGTCTGGGCTTCGCCAAGACCGCGGAACACAACTGGGCGCTCAGCGCCCACCTGGACGTCCTGGTCGACCTCGGCCACCCGGTGCTCTTCGCCGCCAGCCGCAAGACCTACCTGGGCCGCCTGCTGGCCGGACCGGACGGCACGCCGCGACCGGTGTCCGGCCGCGAGGCGGCCACCCTCGCCACCTCACTGCTGGCCGTCGCCGCCGGCGCCTGGGGTGTCCGGGTCCACGAGGTGCGCGAGACCGCCGACGCCCTGGCCGTGTGGCGCGCCACCGGGTCGCCGCGACTCACCAGGAACTAG